Part of the Woronichinia naegeliana WA131 genome, GATTCGGAAATTCTGCTCCCAGGTTAGCGACGAGTAAACCGACAATGCCTAAAACGGCGATCGCATCCCATCGCTTGCCCAGTCCATGAAAACGTCTTCCTAAGCCCACTTGCCAGAGTAACCAAAGCATGGGAGTCAGGAGAGCCATCTGCCAAATAAAAACCCAGGGCCAAACCACCATCAAGCTATTGCTATTGGGTAGTAGAGTAAATAGTCCATAGAAGGCCGCCGTCAATATTGCCAGCAGACGACCTTGGGCCGTTGTTTTATCGACACTTGCAGATTTGGAAGGAGAAGAGGTCATAGTTTATCATTAATAACATTCCTATTGTGCCTGTTTCTTGGCTGTATTTATCCCTCGTAACCTATGAATCTTTCATCCCATCCCAGGGCGATCGCTCGTATTTTAGATGCCAATTTAGACCGTGCCAGGGAAGGATTACGCATTATTGAAGAATGGTGTCGTTTTGGTTGGCAAGAAGTGAAACTAGCCGATCGCTGTAAACAAATGCGACAGGAATTGGCCCGTTGGCATGATCCCAGTTTTCGATTAGCACGAGATACGATGGGCGATGTGGGGACAGAACTTTCCCATCCCCAGGAAGAAAGTCGTGAAAATATTGAGCAATTACTCCATGCTAATATCTGTCGAGTACAGGAAGCATTACGGGTTTTAGAAGAATACGGAAAACTCCTCAATCCGTCGATGGGAATTGCCTTTAAAAAGTTACGTTATCAGGTTTATACGCTCGAAAGTCAATTATTATCCTATGGTCGTTTAGTTCAGCTAAAATCGGCTTCTTTATATTTAGTGACTTCGCCTTCAGCAAGAATTTTAGAGATTGTCGAAGCGGCCTTAAAAGGAGGTTTAAGATTAGTTCAATATCGAGATAAAAATACGGAGGATTATTTCCGTTTAGATCTTGCCCAAAAACTCTGTCAATTATGTCATCAATATCAGGCTCTATTGATCATCAATGATCGGGTCGATTTGGCCCTAGCGATCAATGCCGATGGTGTTCATTTAGGTCAACAGGATTTACCGATTAAGATGGCTCGTCAATTATTGGGCCCTCAATGTTTAATTGGCCGTTCTACGACCAATCCCACCGAAATGACCAAGGCGATCGCGGAAGGAGCGGACTATATTGGGGTGGGGCCAGTCTATGCAACACCGACTAAAGAAGGTAAAAAAGCAACGGGCTTAGATTATGTTCGCTATGCCCAAGAAAACGCATCCATTCCCTGGTTTGCGATCGGGGGCATTGATGCAGAAAATATGGGAGAAGTGATTAAAGCTGGGGCAACTCAAGTGGCGATCGTGCGGGCCATTATGAATGCTGAGAATCCGACCCAAGTAACCCAGGATTTATTACAGCAGTTAAGCCAAAATTCCTGCTAATGGGAATGATGAGAATATTCGATTTCTTCTTCTGAGATTGCTGAAGACTGAGGTTTGACTCGCCAAATCCAGAGGAAATTTGTCACCATACTCCAGCTTACCGAAACAACAGTAGCCAGTACGGCGGCCAGACGGTGATCTAGATGAAATTTGTTGCCTAGTACAATAATAATGAAGCTCCAGAGGAAAAAACTACTGAAATTAGCGACATGGTATTCCCAACAGCGTTTCCAGGTCGGGTGAGGATTGCCAAAAACCCAAGTATCATTAATGACGTATCTGGCGATTGTACAAAGCTCGGCGGAGGAAACCGTTGCCCAGGAAAGAGACATTCCCCAAACACTTTTAAACCAGTCTAGAAGTACAATATTCACCACCATAAAGACAATGCCGACAATCCACCAACGAACGACAGTATTATTGGCCAAGCCTTTGAGGGATAAGTTCATGAATTAGTACCCTGGTGTTCTGAATTAAGAAAGTTTAGACTAAAATTTGATCTTCGCTGGGTTGAGTTAATCTAGTGAAGTTTTGAGTTTACATCATCAATGCTCTCTGCTCTTGCTATTTTACAGTACTTCATGGACTGGATTCACCATTTTGAGTTGTCAGTTTTCCCTCGCTTATTGGGCTGGTTATTCCTAGGCCTAGTTTTGGTGGAATTGTTACTGCGCTGGGGACTCGGTTTAGGGCGGCGGCTACTCTATATCCCTGATCCCAACATTGGTTATTTACTGGCTCCTGATCAAGCATTTCAGCGACTGGGACGGAGATTTGTGATTAACCAGTATTCGATGCGGAATCAAGAGATCGCCGTTCATCGAGAACCTGATACCCTTCGCATTTTGTTACTGGGAGATTCCATTGCTAATGGCGGTTGGTGGACAGATCAACAGGAAACCATCTCAGCCCTGATAGAAAAGGCTTTACAGATACCGCAATTTAAGACGGTAGAAGTTTTGAACGCCTCTGCCAACTCCTGGGGCCCCCGTAATCAGCAAGCCTACCTAGAACATTTTGGTATTTTTGAATCGCAATGGTTGGTTTTATTACTCAATAGTGACGATCTTTTTGCGATCGCACCAACTTCTCTAGCGGTGGGTCTCGATCCCCATTATCCGGTAAGTCAACCATCATCGGCCTTAGGAGATTTAATACAAACACTCTGGCCTTCACGACTTAGAAAACCGGTAGAGATTTCAGGGCTGGCCCAAGTTCTGGCCGAAAAAGGCGATCGTGTTGGTTACAATTTAACCGCGATTGAGCAAATCCAAAAACAATGCCAACAATCCCAATGCCAATTTCTCCTAGCTCTTACGCCCCTTAAACGCCAAGTCGATAACAGTCGCTTTCCAGACTATGAAAAGACTGCTAGAGAACGATTAGAGAATTTCACCCAGAAAAATAAGATAATCTGGATTGATTTTTTACCGCTTTTTCAACCTATAAAACAGCCAGATTCTCTGTACCGAGATACCATTCATTTAAGTTCTCAAGGCAATCAATGGGTCAGCAATGTTATTAGTCAAACTATTACAGAAAATCATCAAAATCACTATTAGCAACAACTCTGGGTTTCTCTTAAAAAGGCCTATGCAATGTCTATTGAAACGTTCTCTCCTGTTCAATCCGTCTCAGAAGCCAAGCAAATTCAAGAAAGTCTTCGGACGCAAGTCGTTATCCATGATCAATTCGACATTCCCCACATTATTGCTGGCATTGATGTTGCTTTGCCCCAACGAGGCAGTCTGACTAGAGCGGCTGTTGTTCTCCTCACCTATCCCGATTTAACCTTAATAGAAACAGCGATCACCGAAATTCCAACCCAATTTCCCTACATCCCTGGTTTTCTTTCTTTTCGAGAGATTCCAGCCATTTTAAAAGCCCTAGAAAGCTTACAAAACCAACCTGATTTAATTTTTTGTGATGGTCAAGGCCTAGCCCATCTTCGCCGTTTTGGCATTGCTTGTCATCTAGGCGTATTACTGGATAAACCGACCATTGGTGTGGCTAAATCTCGCTTAATCGGGACTCATTCTGCTGTACCTCTTGAAAAAGGGGAGTGGGTTCCGCTCTGGGAGCATCAGGAAAGACTAGGAGCCGTGTTGCGATCGCGGACAAAGGTTAAGCCCTTATATATTTCGCCAGGCCACCGAATTAGTATCGAGACAGCGATGGATTATGTACAGAAAACCTTAACTCGGTATCGCTTACCCGAACCCACTCGTTTAGCCGATAAGTTAAGTAAAAATCCCCATCTTGCCATTTGATGAGATAAAAAAACTCCCACAGCCCCATCAAAAAGGCGCAGGAGTTAAGGAAAAATTTAGCTAAACAGCAAAAATTTTAGAATAGTCCCAGGGTTAAGGATTTATCAATCGGGAAAATAGCTCCGGCTCCTAACCAAATAGCGGCGGCTGTGCCAAATAGAAAAATGGTCATAGCCAGAGGACGACGGAAAGGATTTTGGAATTTATTCACACTTTCGATAAAAGGAACCAACATGAGTCCTAAAGGAATGGCCGCCATACAACCAATTCCCAGCAATTTATTGGGCAAAATCCGCAGAATTTGGAAGGTTGGATATAAATACCATTCGGGTAGAATTTCCAAGGGAGTGGCAAAAGGATTTGCGGGTTCCCCGATCAAGGCGGGATCTAAAATCGCTAAACCCGTTACCAGTCCGATCGCGCCCATAATACAGATAGGGAACATATAAAGAATGTCATTGGGCCAAGCGGGTTCACCATAGTAGTTATGCCCCATGCCTTGAGCCAGTTTGGCCCGTAAATCGGGATCACTTAAATCAGGCTTTTTGATAATTGTCATCGGTGTATTCTCCTTTAATCACCAGGGTTAGAAAAATTGCAGTACTCACTATCACTAGAGTAAGAGATTTACAAGGGGCCGGAGATACCTTGTTTACGAATCATGAGGAAATGGGTTAACAGTAGGACAGCAATTATCCAAGGCAGCACAAAAGTATGAAGACTATAAAAACGGGTTAGGGTAGCCTGACCTACGCTTTCACTGCCTCGCATCAAGGTGACAAGTTGATCCCCCACTACTGGAATGGCAGCCGGAACACCGGAAACAATATTTACAGCCCAATAACCGACCTGATCCCAAGGTAAGGAGTAACCTGTTACCCCAAAGGATACCGTTGTCACCGCCAGCATAACCCCAACGACCCAGGTTAACTCACGAGGTTTTTTAAAGCCTCCTGTTAAATAAACCCGAAAAACGTGCAGAATCATCATTAGAACCATCATACTGGCCGACC contains:
- a CDS encoding thiamine phosphate synthase; the protein is MNLSSHPRAIARILDANLDRAREGLRIIEEWCRFGWQEVKLADRCKQMRQELARWHDPSFRLARDTMGDVGTELSHPQEESRENIEQLLHANICRVQEALRVLEEYGKLLNPSMGIAFKKLRYQVYTLESQLLSYGRLVQLKSASLYLVTSPSARILEIVEAALKGGLRLVQYRDKNTEDYFRLDLAQKLCQLCHQYQALLIINDRVDLALAINADGVHLGQQDLPIKMARQLLGPQCLIGRSTTNPTEMTKAIAEGADYIGVGPVYATPTKEGKKATGLDYVRYAQENASIPWFAIGGIDAENMGEVIKAGATQVAIVRAIMNAENPTQVTQDLLQQLSQNSC
- a CDS encoding GtrA family protein — protein: MNLSLKGLANNTVVRWWIVGIVFMVVNIVLLDWFKSVWGMSLSWATVSSAELCTIARYVINDTWVFGNPHPTWKRCWEYHVANFSSFFLWSFIIIVLGNKFHLDHRLAAVLATVVSVSWSMVTNFLWIWRVKPQSSAISEEEIEYSHHSH
- a CDS encoding GDSL-type esterase/lipase family protein; this translates as MLSALAILQYFMDWIHHFELSVFPRLLGWLFLGLVLVELLLRWGLGLGRRLLYIPDPNIGYLLAPDQAFQRLGRRFVINQYSMRNQEIAVHREPDTLRILLLGDSIANGGWWTDQQETISALIEKALQIPQFKTVEVLNASANSWGPRNQQAYLEHFGIFESQWLVLLLNSDDLFAIAPTSLAVGLDPHYPVSQPSSALGDLIQTLWPSRLRKPVEISGLAQVLAEKGDRVGYNLTAIEQIQKQCQQSQCQFLLALTPLKRQVDNSRFPDYEKTARERLENFTQKNKIIWIDFLPLFQPIKQPDSLYRDTIHLSSQGNQWVSNVISQTITENHQNHY
- the nfi gene encoding deoxyribonuclease V (cleaves DNA at apurinic or apyrimidinic sites) — translated: MSIETFSPVQSVSEAKQIQESLRTQVVIHDQFDIPHIIAGIDVALPQRGSLTRAAVVLLTYPDLTLIETAITEIPTQFPYIPGFLSFREIPAILKALESLQNQPDLIFCDGQGLAHLRRFGIACHLGVLLDKPTIGVAKSRLIGTHSAVPLEKGEWVPLWEHQERLGAVLRSRTKVKPLYISPGHRISIETAMDYVQKTLTRYRLPEPTRLADKLSKNPHLAI
- the petD gene encoding cytochrome b6-f complex subunit IV; the encoded protein is MTIIKKPDLSDPDLRAKLAQGMGHNYYGEPAWPNDILYMFPICIMGAIGLVTGLAILDPALIGEPANPFATPLEILPEWYLYPTFQILRILPNKLLGIGCMAAIPLGLMLVPFIESVNKFQNPFRRPLAMTIFLFGTAAAIWLGAGAIFPIDKSLTLGLF
- a CDS encoding cytochrome b6, with product MFSKEVTESKIFQWFNDRLEVQAISDDIASKYVPPHVNIFYCLGGITLTCFLIQFATGFAMTFYYKPTVAEAFTSVQYIMNEVNFGWLIRSIHRWSASMMVLMMILHVFRVYLTGGFKKPRELTWVVGVMLAVTTVSFGVTGYSLPWDQVGYWAVNIVSGVPAAIPVVGDQLVTLMRGSESVGQATLTRFYSLHTFVLPWIIAVLLLTHFLMIRKQGISGPL